In a genomic window of Williamwhitmania taraxaci:
- a CDS encoding MotA/TolQ/ExbB proton channel family protein: MMNISLLLLQAQPLAATEQSTESLGLWDLAVKGGWIMVLLAILSIIAVYIFSERFSAIRRAQKVDVNFMNQIKEYIHEDKIDAAKALCNAQNTPVSRMILKGIERIGRPVSDVNTAIENVGNLEISKLESGLPTLASIAGGSPMLGFLGTVIGLIQAFYEMSKAGGNLEMGLLSGGIYTAMVTTVGGLFVGIAAYFGYNILVAKIEKVVFNMEHNTIEFMDLLNEPVE; the protein is encoded by the coding sequence ATGATGAATATTTCGTTACTATTACTACAAGCGCAGCCCCTAGCAGCCACAGAGCAAAGCACCGAATCGCTAGGATTGTGGGACCTCGCCGTAAAAGGTGGATGGATAATGGTATTACTCGCAATTCTTTCCATAATCGCTGTATATATTTTTAGCGAACGATTTTCGGCCATCCGCCGTGCGCAAAAGGTTGATGTGAACTTCATGAACCAAATAAAGGAATATATCCACGAAGACAAGATAGATGCAGCAAAAGCACTCTGCAACGCTCAAAACACTCCCGTTTCGCGCATGATTCTTAAGGGAATTGAGCGCATTGGACGACCTGTATCCGACGTGAACACAGCCATCGAGAATGTAGGGAACTTAGAAATCTCCAAGTTGGAATCGGGACTACCAACGCTGGCATCCATTGCGGGCGGTTCGCCGATGCTCGGGTTCCTAGGAACGGTAATTGGTCTTATTCAGGCCTTTTATGAGATGTCCAAAGCGGGCGGCAACCTCGAAATGGGATTGCTTTCAGGTGGTATTTACACTGCAATGGTTACAACGGTAGGCGGTTTATTTGTTGGTATAGCAGCCTACTTTGGCTACAATATACTCGTTGCTAAAATTGAGAAGGTTGTGTTTAACATGGAGCACAACACAATTGAGTTCATGGATCTATTAAACGAACCTGTTGAGTAA